From Salipiger profundus, a single genomic window includes:
- the gltX gene encoding glutamate--tRNA ligase has protein sequence MSVVTRFAPSPTGFLHIGGARTALFNWLYARGRGGRFLLRIEDTDRARSTPEATEAILKGLDWLGLDHDGEVVSQYERADRHAEVARELLAKGAAYKCFSSQEEISAFREKAKEEGRSTLFQSPWRDADPATHPDAPYVIRLRTPMEGETVIEDEVQGRVTIRNDQLDDMILLRSDGSPVYMLAVVVDDHDMGVTHVIRGDDHLNNAARQMGIYTAMGWDLPVYAHIPLIHGPDGKKLSKRHGALGVDEYQKLGYPSAGMRNYLARLGWSHGDDEFFTDAQATEWFDLSGIGKSPARFDFKKLENLCGQQIAVADDAALLHEIEAYLAASGQPALSEGQKDGLLRGMYCLKDRAKTLPQLLEKAEFVLTSSPIEPDEKAAKALDPVSRGILAALTPQLQNASWSREKLEETMAEFADAQGTKFGKLAGPLRAALAGRSVTPSVFDMMLVLGKEESLLRIRQAASSETG, from the coding sequence ATGTCCGTCGTCACCCGTTTCGCGCCGTCCCCGACCGGCTTCCTGCACATCGGCGGGGCCCGCACGGCGCTGTTCAACTGGCTCTATGCCCGTGGCCGGGGCGGCCGGTTCCTGCTGCGGATCGAGGACACCGACCGCGCGCGTTCGACCCCGGAGGCGACCGAGGCGATCCTCAAGGGCCTCGACTGGCTTGGCCTCGACCACGACGGCGAAGTGGTGAGCCAATACGAGCGCGCCGACCGTCACGCCGAGGTCGCCCGGGAGCTGCTTGCCAAGGGCGCCGCCTACAAATGCTTCTCGTCGCAGGAGGAAATCTCGGCCTTTCGCGAGAAGGCCAAGGAAGAAGGCCGGTCAACGCTGTTCCAGAGCCCGTGGCGCGACGCCGATCCCGCGACCCACCCCGACGCGCCCTACGTGATCCGGCTCCGGACCCCGATGGAGGGCGAAACGGTGATCGAGGACGAGGTGCAGGGCCGCGTCACCATCCGCAACGACCAGCTCGACGACATGATCCTGCTGCGCTCGGACGGCTCGCCGGTCTACATGCTCGCCGTCGTCGTCGACGATCACGACATGGGCGTGACCCATGTGATCCGTGGCGACGACCACCTGAACAACGCTGCGCGGCAGATGGGCATCTACACCGCGATGGGCTGGGATCTTCCGGTCTATGCGCATATCCCGCTGATCCACGGGCCCGACGGCAAGAAACTCTCGAAGCGCCACGGTGCGCTCGGCGTCGACGAATACCAGAAGCTGGGCTACCCCTCGGCCGGGATGCGCAACTACCTTGCGCGGCTCGGCTGGAGCCACGGCGACGACGAGTTCTTCACCGATGCGCAGGCCACCGAGTGGTTCGACCTGTCGGGAATCGGCAAGTCGCCCGCGCGCTTCGACTTCAAGAAGCTCGAGAATCTCTGCGGCCAGCAGATCGCGGTCGCCGACGATGCTGCACTGCTGCATGAAATCGAAGCTTACCTCGCGGCATCGGGGCAGCCTGCGCTGAGCGAAGGACAAAAGGATGGGCTGCTGCGAGGCATGTACTGCCTGAAAGACCGCGCGAAGACCCTTCCGCAACTCCTTGAAAAGGCGGAGTTCGTTTTGACATCCTCGCCAATCGAGCCGGACGAGAAGGCGGCGAAGGCACTCGACCCTGTATCCCGTGGTATACTGGCTGCGTTGACGCCGCAGCTGCAAAATGCTAGCTGGTCGCGGGAGAAGCTCGAGGAGACGATGGCCGAATTCGCTGACGCACAGGGGACCAAATTCGGCAAGCTTGCCGGGCCCTTGCGTGCAGCCCTCGCCGGTCGCAGCGTCACCCCGAGCGTATTCGACATGATGCTGGTGCTCGGCAAGGAGGAAAGCCTCCTCCGGATCCGGCAGGCAGCAAGCTCCGAGACGGGGTAA